TTGTTGGCTAGAATTTGGATCAGTGTCTGTGCCCAGGTCTCCACACTACCTTGCCATTGCTCCCACATCCCTTCCCACCCTAGACAAGAGCTACTCAGAACATGTTCATGAGACAGGAACTTGTAACAGGATGTAAATCAACATATTGCTTCTTTCATTGAAAAAACcttattactaaaaaaaaaaaaaataccagctGGAGTTAGCAGTGTATGTGGTGACCCAGTTGACTTACATCTTAAGTTCCTTATATCATTTCTGTTATCGTGGGGACATGCTTACAATACAGTAACATGGAAAAACATGTCATGTGCAGTTTGTATGTGGTATAATCTCAACTGTACAGAGAAAACACATACTTAAGGAGCAACCTAGGAAAAATCATCAGGCAAGCAGAGCTCACCGGAGATGGTCTGCTGTGCCATTGAGTGTAACAATGTAGAAAATGACATTGCAGCGAGTGTTGTGCTGAATGCTGTTTATGGCTGCAATGGTCCCCCCGAGCCTATCTTCAGATGCAGCAATAACCACAGGAATCTCCTCTTGTCTCCAGTCTACCACAGGACGGGGAGCATTTGGGATAAAGTCTATGGGCTGAAGCCCCACAATTGCTGAATCTGCAAAGAACACACATAAGAAAGGTATTGTGATACAAACACAATCTTATAAAGTATTGACATAGAGCACGAGACTAGAAAGGAGGTGATGATTATGATGCTTATTTACCTCATTCTTCCCCTATTACAATGTGAAGTATACAGCCCAGAAATCGTGTTTTATAGGCTTTTGGAAAAGCAGaagcagcatttaaaataaaaaataatagatttattaaaaaaaggtCAACAAAATTTTCATACACTACTGATGGGAATATAATAGAATCTTCTAGCAATTTTTGGCAATTTGCATCAAGAGCCTTAAACAGGTACATGGCCTTTGACCAGTAATTTCTCTGGTAATCAAAGccacaattttatttacaattgtGAACACCTAGAAACAAACTACAAAGTTTTTCAGACCATGAACAATGTCCAATGAGTAGACATGAAAACAATTTAGATTATGATCAGAATTTACATAGAAAAAGAGTTCCTGAGTTGGAATAGaacattaaattagaaaatatcagaGTGCATACACATAGCAACTACACATATATTGCTCTGTAAATCCTTTTTCCCTTTATAATATGTCCATTACTTATTCAATCATTCGTTAAACACTGAAcgcctattatgtgccaggcaattGTTGTGGACCATAGCCATGAATAAAACAGACGGATCATCACCATCGTGAAAGGCAGATAGATagcacatacacatgtatatgggTGTGCTATATGTAATGCATTTCTTATTGTGGGGTTGCCATGATAAGGTCAAAAAGTCATTGTACCAAAAGACTTTTTCTGTGGAAACAAACTATGTGGCATTCAAGTTACATATGAAGAGTTTCTACTGTCATGGTGACCTACTTAAAACGCATATGTGCAGTTATACACAGTATAATTTCAACTATAGGAAAAGTATAGATGGGGAAAAGAACTGGAAGGTACTAAagtcaaaattttaataatggttATCTCTAAGCAATAATCATTTTattcaatgtatattttattgagcacctcctaTGTACCAGCCACCACCCAGAAGCATAAGAGATAAAGCAGTAACAAAATGTCCTTATGGAGCTTGAGTGCTATCTTTCCTAATAAATGTCCCACCAGGAGCAGGTATAACTTTACGTACATACAAGAGCAGGCGAAAGTAGGCATTCgtatagaaaatacaaacaacaataaataatatgagaataaattttGCGTCTTGTGTACTCACAACtcgaaacctacttttgcccaccatatatatatacatatgtataaatacacacacatacacacactgttACATTGTAAAATATGCTATTAGAGCACTCAGGAAAAGTCAGGGGAAGCTATTAGTTTTTTCTTGCTCTGGTCAACTATGGTGTGTGGCAAtccaaaaatgatttttaacaaaCTCCTCTGAAGCCTCAAACATCCCTCAATACCAATGTAGAGCAGtatgaaacaaataattttaaataactagcaatggaattatataataaaacaattaaaaaaaaattagttgacaaggctttatcttttattttactatatactTGAGTGCTGCTAATGCACTTCCACAGGTTATAGGAAAAGTAACAGGTAAAGGAAAGTAACCAGACTGACCCTCTAGTGAATACAGCAAGGCATCAAACATCAGTGACACTCAATTGTCCCCACCTTCTGAAGCCCTGGTCTGCTGCAATGTGAGCAAATAGCAGTAGCTCACAGAGGCTCCTCTCTGGCCTCTGATTTCGTGAAGCATCTTCTGCCAGATCAAACCCTTAGCAAACAACTGCACAGAAGGGAGAAGAAGCAGGAGTGGGAAGGCTGCAAAAGTATAGTGAGTACCACCATGACTTATCCCAGAGCCATTAGGAGCCTTTGTAAAGGCCAAGAAGAAAGCTTTCTTCCTTTAAACCTAGTGATACAACTCAGGATGTGGGACACTGGGAACTCCGGATCCTCAACAGATGTCAAGCATCCCATACCTGAAACCTCATTCTTTAGCAAACTGCTCAGGCCAAGGAAGTTATGGTGCAAAACCAGTAAGAAGAAAACAACAGCCGGACAAGATGATGATGTTTACTGAAACACAGAGGGAAAAGTCTGCATTATATCTCTGTACCTTTTgaccagaaataaaaacataacttgAGGAAAAAGCTTACCTTTACGGAATGACATCCTTCTTTTCTGTCCTACATAAATACTAGTTATTAACCCTACAAAACAAATCAAGTCCCCAAAGTCAGAAGATAcatgagaatggccatcaaaatACCTAAACACTTTTATTCAGGTAGAAACAAGAAGTGCATACTTTCAGCAAAAACTCATTTTGAATTAGCAGTTTCTAAGAACTCAATTTGGAATCTGAATTTTTATGGTAGTTATGATAATAAAATACTTCCagataacttgaaaaaataagataactTTACATGTTATATACCTCTAGATAACAAGCAAAAGGAATTCTACCAGAGGAATACCTAGGGTCTAACCACTGTGGAGGATATAGTATGAATTTCTACTTAAAACCGCTTGTTAATTAAGTAGTCAGTTGTCCATTATAGAGTAACGTGAGGTCAGCCTCACTGGTACAAAGCGCCCCTGTTCTGAGTTGTCTCATTCACCTTTActggaagaaaggggaggaaagacattttcctcatttaaaaactACAGCAtagaaacaatgacaaaaaattctcaaaatcCAATTTTGCTATCAAAAGTTTAGAGTACAAAAAtactaacaacaaaaaagtttAGAGTgctattcttaaaaaattaaagtctaaaagaaaaaaattagcttCTTCTCTGAGGCTTATGCTCCCCAGCTCATCTCATGACATTAACGCAATGGAAACAAGAACTGTAGTGGTACTAACACTATTAGATATCTATAATAATCTCTGGGTAAGTCTTCCTTAAAAATAGATAGTAAACAACCAGGATACTGTGATCCTACATTTGAGACTTTAACCTTTTCTGCTTCAATCTTCTCCCAGAGAGTACCTAACATTTACAAAAGGCTATAAATTTAACAAAGCATTTTGAATACAGCATATTTCTCCAATCAAAGTTAgtttaaattaatttcacctttAAGTAAAGTGTGTGCATATCAGTTACTTGATGTCTCAAGGCCTTTGAAAACAGGAGAAATATACTGAAGGACTCTGTAAAAAACTGGGGATCACGGCCAGATTACaaattttggagaaaataattCAGACTCCCCAGGAATAATCTAAAATACTCTTTGTATCTTTCCTCCTAGAGCAGTATATATAAAGTACATTGTATCAATGAACTTCCTCTCCAATACCATATACACCGTAAACCATGTGCTTCTGTCACATTTGTGGGCTGAGCCTCACCTATGCAAGCTGGCAGACTGGGAGGTGCTCAGACAAAGCTGTGACAATCTGCCTGCTTGGGAGCCAACTTTCACCAAGACTGGAAACAACTACCTCACCTCAAATAAATCTCATTTAGTTCATGGTAGAAGGGACAGTGTTTTTAGTTTAACAATGTCCAGTAACGGTTACTTACAGGTAGTACGTGAATCGAGAGGCACATGTGTTTGTGCTATTCCAGTTAGCCAGACACATGAAAAACACAATCCTAGCAGGTATTTGATGTACTCACCAACCTGCCCTGGGGGTACCTTGAATCCTACCGTCTTTGACCCTTACGGACAACATCGCATAGAGGCCAGAGAGCCTCCTGGGACGCACAGGCCCAGGTTCTCCAGAATGATTTCTCTTCGAAACGTGGGCACCCAACTCGTTCAGAGTAACGGGGGAGGGGCCTATGTTTTTGACACAGAGACCGGccttgagagacagagacaacCTTTGGCTGGTCTCTACCAGGAGGGCCCAGTAAAGTCAGCTTGAACATGCTGGTAGGCCAACTTGGAGACTCCGGGGTGGGAACTCTCTCCGCGCCGATGCAAGGGATGGCCAAGGACCGAGTCCCCTCTCTGAGGGGATTCTTTTCTCTCGAGGACACGGCCTGGAGTAGTCCCTTCTAAATTCTAGGGGTCAACAGGGCCCTCCTACGCTTAGGATGCCAGGGGCTGTGACGCTTCCAGGGTTCCTCTTAGCCCCAAAGAGACTCGGGATACCGGCCAGCCGTAGCCCTTAAGACGCTCTCCGCGCCCTCCCTTACCTGCAACCGGAGGAGCCGCCCGCCCGCGCccaggcccgccccgccccgccagctCAGCGCCCGCGCTGCAGGCCCGGGACCTAGTCTGCCGCCAGCCGCCAGCGTTCCCTGCTCTCGGGACCAGTCCGGCCACACGCTGGCTCCTCTGCAGCCGCGCAGTTCCGCAAGCCCAAGCCCGCTTGCCTCATCTACAGAGGGAGTCACACCTAGCAGGCGCCACAGGGCAGCCCCACTGCCGGGGTCCTCGCCCAGAAAAGCCCGTCACCATGGAGACGGGGCACGCGCCGATGGCCGTTAAGTCGCTGAGGCTCAGTCCAGGACAGTTTGAGGGGCTGGGGACGCGGCTCCCAGCACCCAACAGCACAGACGGCGAACCCTTCCCGGCGCGCAATGCCCTCAACTCGGCCGCGGTCACCACCTCAGCCTTCGAGGGCAGTGCGGCGGACTCCAGCCAGCTCCGTAAGCGCGGGACGCCTGCCGATggagcggggcggggcctcgggccgTCCGGGTCTGCCTGAGACATCCGCTTCCGGGGCTGCGGCCTTCGCACTACCCGGCGCGGTAGGCTTGTCCAGCTGTTCCCGCGACCGCTCACCAAACCCTGAGTCGCGGTCGCCCTCGCCTCGCTCCCGGACGCCCTCGCCTCGCTCCAGGACGCCAGCCCTCCGCTGCCCACCTTCTCGGCCAGTCATGCTGGAGCATCTGAGCTCGCTGCCCACGCAAATGGTGAGGGTGCGCTCACCTTGGCTTCAACATTCGCGCGCCGCTCGCCTAGCAGCCCTCGTGCGAGACCCACCAGCTGCGTCGCGGTTCCTAGCCCAAAAGTTTACCTTGTACTGTTCCCCGATTTGTGCCTTACATCCCTTTCTCCGCTAGAATCCCCCCTGCCAATAAATACTCCATTAGTATGCTTCAGTTCCCCCGGGAAACCCAGCATTCCATTTCTTGCCTAGATCCTTGGGGTACCCCCTGATGATGGGGTTGCCCTGTGCCAAGGCtgtgaggctggggcaggagtTTTCTCTCTTCGGTGGTGGAACCAATTCCTGCTTTGCTCTCCTTCACCTCTAGGATTACAAGGGCCAGAAGCTAGCTGAACAGATGTTTCAGGGAATTATTCTTTTTTCGGCAGTAAGTATTGGCTTTGCATGatcttttcctaattttcttcTCCTCAACCCCTAGCCTGACTGTATTTAATATACTTTGTTTCTAGATAGTTGGATTTATCTACGGGT
This DNA window, taken from Phyllostomus discolor isolate MPI-MPIP mPhyDis1 chromosome 7, mPhyDis1.pri.v3, whole genome shotgun sequence, encodes the following:
- the GLT8D1 gene encoding LOW QUALITY PROTEIN: glycosyltransferase 8 domain-containing protein 1 (The sequence of the model RefSeq protein was modified relative to this genomic sequence to represent the inferred CDS: inserted 2 bases in 1 codon); protein product: MSFRKVNIIILSXAVVFFLLVLHHNFLGLSSLLKNEVSDSAIVGLQPIDFIPNAPRPVVDWRQEEIPVVIAASEDRLGGTIAAINSIQHNTRCNVIFYIVTLNGTADHLRSWLSSSTLKSIRYKIVIFDTKLLEGKVKEDPDQGESIKH
- the SPCS1 gene encoding signal peptidase complex subunit 1; protein product: MPSTRPRSPPQPSRAVRRTPASSVSAGRLPMERGGASGRPGLPETSASGAAAFALPGAVGLSSCSRDRSPNPESRSPSPRSRTPSPRSRTPALRCPPSRPVMLEHLSSLPTQMDYKGQKLAEQMFQGIILFSAIVGFIYGYVAEQFGWTVYIVMAGFAFSCLLTLPPWPIYRRHPLKWLPVQDSSAEDKKPGERKIKRHAKNN